GTATACATCGATGTACTTGATAGCAAGCAACGTGTTCTAATTCTCGGAAATGCTCCACATCCTGATTTATCAGCTATTAAGAATTCCATCGAGTCTAACGATAATTACGAGGCGGAGCTGATTTATATGAAAGATTTTAATGGCGAGGTGAAGGATTACGGATTGGTTATTCTACACGACTTGCCAAGCAAACGGTATAACACAGAGATATTAGCTCGTAAAATGCTCGATCAAAACATACCAGTTCTGTATATAATAGGAGCCAATACATCCATCGCAACTTTTAATAAGTCGCAATCTTTGGTAAGCGTTGTTAACTCCAGTTCAGCGTTGAATAATAGTCAATCGGTGTTAAATGAGAACTTCGGCTTATTTGCTTTGTCTAATTCGGGCACTCAGCAATTAGCAGGCTTGCCACCTTTGGCTTGTAGGTTTGGAACGTATAAGATTGGTCCGCATGCTCAGATTCTCTTTAAACAGCAAATTGGTAGTGTGGCCTCCGATTACCCTTTATTTGTTTATGGTGACCTTAATGGGGCTCGATCGGCTGTAATAACGGGAGAGGGGTTGTTTCGTTGGAGGATGTATGAGTATAAAGAATATGGCAACCAGAATGGCTTCGACGAGTTGTTGAATAAAACGGTGCAATACTTATCTGTAAAGGTTAAGCGAGATAGGCTTCGGGTGACTACCAAAACAAGTTATGACGAGAATGAAGCAGTTTCTTTTAAAGTAGAGATGTACAACGAAATCTATGAACCTGTACTGGGTGAAGATGTTCAGATAGATGTGTACGATGCAGAGAATAATAAATACGAATACGTTTTTAGTCCAAACGAAGCTGGTAATATTTTAAAAGCAGGTGTTTTTGATTACGGAAGTTATCGTTTCGAAGCTTCTTCTAAGATTGGCAATAGTGTGTATTCTAGTAAAGGTCAGTTTGTTGTAAATCCTATAGTGGCAGAGAAAATGCGGAATATAGCAGATGTTAAATTGATGTATAACTTAGCGCTCGAAAATGGAGGTGAGATGTTTTATGAAAGTGAGTTAGAGAAGGTGTTGGACATAATAAACGCACGAGAGGATATTAAGTCTTACTCCTCTTTAGAATACACCTTTCAACGCATCATCAATCAAAAGTGGATTTACTTTATCATACTTGCCTTGCTGGGAGCTGAGTGGCTAATTCGAAAAAGAAGTGGGGCTTATTAATTAAAATTTTATCATGGAAGAGTTATTGTTTAATGCGGTGGTAGGCATATTGATTTTCTTTTTTCTTTCAGAAAGGCTGTTGGATTATTTAAACGATTCGAAAAACAGTTCTGTATTGCCCGATGAGTTAAAAGGGATTTACGACGAAGAAAAGTATGCCAAGTCGCAAGCGTACGATAAGGAGACATCTAGGTTTTCTTTGTACAGCAGTACGTTTAGCCTTGTGCTTATGTTGGGAATGTTGTTTTATGGAGGCTTTGCTATACTAGACGACTTCGTTAGGGGGTATACCGAAAATCCAATTCTTATGGCGTTGCTTTTCTTTGGTTTAATGACTTTAGGCAGCGATATATTAGGTTTACCATTCGACTTGTATTCCACTTTCGTAATAGAAGAGAAGTATGGTTTTAATAAGACCACGGCAAAAACCTATATCCTAGATAAGATAAAAGGAGCTTTACTTGGAGCTGTTCTCGGTGGAGGTATATTGTCAGCTATCGTATGGTTCTATATGGCTACTGGAGATATGTTCTGGGTGTATACCTGGGCTTTCATTTCCGCATTTATGATATTCATGGCAATGTTTCATACCACTTTGTTTGTACCGCTGTTCAATAAATTGGAGCCAATTAAAAATAAAGAGCTCGCAAAAGAGATTAAAGCGTATTGCGACAAAGTGGGCTTTAACTTAAGTAACCTATTTCAGATTGATGGATCTAAAAGATCATCGAAAGCGAATGCTTATTTCAGTGGTTTAGGAGGGAAGAAGACCATCGTTCTATTCGATACGCTTATAGAGAACCACACTATACCAGAGCTTGTAGCCGTGTTAGCCCATGAGGTTGGTCATTACAAGAAGAAGCACATATATGCTTCTATCGTGTTAGGTGTTTTGCAAATGGGTGTTATGCTTTTTGTATTATCTCTACTGATT
This region of Flavobacteriales bacterium genomic DNA includes:
- a CDS encoding M48 family metallopeptidase → MEELLFNAVVGILIFFFLSERLLDYLNDSKNSSVLPDELKGIYDEEKYAKSQAYDKETSRFSLYSSTFSLVLMLGMLFYGGFAILDDFVRGYTENPILMALLFFGLMTLGSDILGLPFDLYSTFVIEEKYGFNKTTAKTYILDKIKGALLGAVLGGGILSAIVWFYMATGDMFWVYTWAFISAFMIFMAMFHTTLFVPLFNKLEPIKNKELAKEIKAYCDKVGFNLSNLFQIDGSKRSSKANAYFSGLGGKKTIVLFDTLIENHTIPELVAVLAHEVGHYKKKHIYASIVLGVLQMGVMLFVLSLLINNASLSLVLGSPNQSFHLSILVFGLLYTPISMITGIFMNMLSRKNEYEADRFAADTFGGEPLMEALKKLSVDNLSNLRPHPLYVFLNFSHPTLMQRLGALKSSS